A part of Tachysurus vachellii isolate PV-2020 chromosome 4, HZAU_Pvac_v1, whole genome shotgun sequence genomic DNA contains:
- the LOC132844327 gene encoding putative claudin-24 produces the protein MSYPCSSILEVMGLISGVGAWFCLLATTLMPGWLTFNNEITSTTENRVVGLWKSCVVDELTGTECYPLKRPLYLSYNLRMARIYMCISDALGLLSILMAVPGLRLAKRWIGSQGRKVRCSLKITAGVLCLTAAAFGLYPVSRLAHATILEFNDVAIPDAVTRWELGNALYVGWVAGFFLVVSAMLFFASCCSLKEKEMLLKLLSRNKN, from the coding sequence ATGTCATATCCGTGTTCCAGCATTTTGGAGGTTATGGGTTTGATCTCAGGAGTGGGTGCATGGTTCTGCTTGCTCGCTACTACACTAATGCCCGGCTGGCTGACCTTCAACAATGAGATAACGTCGACAACCGAGAACCGTGTTGTGGGCCTGTGGAAGTCCTGTGTGGTGGATGAACTGACAGGCACTGAGTGTTATCCCTTAAAAAGACCCCTGTATCTGTCGTACAACCTCAGAATGGCACGCATCTACATGTGCATTTCAGACGCCCTAGGACTCCTAAGCATTCTGATGGCTGTCCCAGGTCTGAGACTGGCGAAACGTTGGATAGGGTCCCAGGGAAGGAAGGTGAGGTGCAGCCTGAAGATTACAGCAGGTGTGCTATGTCTGACAGCTGCTGCATTTGGACTCTATCCTGTGTCCAGACTCGCCCATGCAACCATTCTGGAGTTCAACGATGTTGCAATTCCTGATGCAGTGACTCGCTGGGAACTGGGCAATGCGCTGTACGTCGGCTGGGTTGCAGGTTTTTTTCTTGTCGTCTCTGCAATGTTGTTCTTCGCCTCATGTTGCAGTTTGAAAGAGAAGGAGATGCTCTTAAAGTTACTTTCAAGAAATAAGAATTAA
- the LOC132844326 gene encoding putative claudin-24, translating to MSNPCSSLLEVLGMLVGVGAWFCSLASTLMPSWLSLSTELFVLESYEVGLWESCIVQEVAGTECRAYETLLGLSHNLTLARVCMCISDALALLGLLIAIPGLRLVKSCGGSQGRKVKSGMKITAGVMGLIAGILVLYPVSNLAHETVLKFHDHTVPHTVPRWEFGDALFVGWAAGFFHIVSAVLFFTSCCGSDENEMHLSYHHQEKFQPVNSSGKRHVEYV from the coding sequence ATGTCGAATCCATGTTCCAGTCTTTTGGAGGTTCTGGGTATGCTTGTGGGAGTGGGAGCATGGTTCTGCTCGCTCGCCTCTACACTCATGCCCAGCTGGCTGAGCCTCTCCACTGAGCTGTTTGTCCTGGAGAGTTATGAAGTGGGCCTGTGGGAGTCCTGTATTGTGCAGGAGGTGGCAGGCACTGAATGTCGTGCTTATGAAACCCTTCTGGGTCTGTCACACAACCTCACACTGGCCCGGGTCTGCATGTGTATTTCAGACGCACTAGCACTCCTGGGCCTCCTGATCGCTATCCCAGGTCTGAGACTGGTGAAAAGTTGTGGGGGATCGCAGGGAAGGAAGGTGAAGAGCGGCATGAAGATCACAGCGGGCGTTATGGGCCTAATAGCTGGCATCCTCGTACTCTATCCTGTCTCCAACCTTGCCCATGAGACCGTTCTGAAGTTCCATGATCACACAGTGCCTCATACTGTGCCTCGCTGGGAGTTTGGCGATGCACTGTTTGTCGGCTGGGCTGCAGGTTTTTTTCACATAGTCTCTGCTGTGTTGTTCTTCACCTCATGTTGCGGTTCGGATGAGAACGAGATGCATTTATCATACCATCACCAAGAAAAGTTTCAGCCTGTGAACAGCTCAGGCAAAAGGCATGTGGAGTACGTTTAG